A region of Cheilinus undulatus linkage group 10, ASM1832078v1, whole genome shotgun sequence DNA encodes the following proteins:
- the fbxl3l gene encoding F-box/LRR-repeat protein 3 — protein sequence MKRGRTGLKTKCQTFSSHGEKAKRHKWGASNFALTPSEDWGNLPHHVVLQIFQHLSLVDRARASSVCRRWNDVFHTPDLWRRFEFELNQPATSYLRSTHPDLIQQIIKKHAQHLQYVSFKVDSCTESAEAACDILSQLVNCTIKTLGLISTARPSFMDVSQAHFVSALTVVFVNSKSLSSIKIDDTPVDDPSLKVLVANNSDTLKLLKMSSCPHVSPAGILCVADQCHGLRELALNYHLLSDELLLALSSEKHVHLEHLRIDVVSENPGQTHFHTIKRSSWEALVRHSPKVNIVMYFFLYEEEFEPFFREETPVTHLYFGRAVSKEMLGRIGLNCPRLVELVVCANGLEPLDEELIRIAERCKSLTAIGLGECEVTCSGFVEFVKMCGGRLTQLSIMEEVLIPDSSYNMEQIHSEVSKHLGRIWFPDMMPTW from the exons ATGAAACGAGGACGAACAGGCCTTAAAACAAAGTGCCAGACGTTCTCCTCCCATGGGGAAAAGGCTAAGAGACATAAGTGGGGGGCGTCCAACTTCGCCCTGACTCCATCTGAGGACTGGGGCAATCTGCCCCACCACGTCGTCCTGCAGATCTTCCAGCATCTGTCCCTGGTGGACCGTGCCAGGGCGTCGTCAGTGTGCCGTCGCTGGAATGACGTCTTTCACACCCCAGACCTGTGGAGGAGATTTGAGTTTGAGCTCAATCAGCCGGCCACGTCTTACCTGCGCTCCACTCACCCTGACCTCATTCAGCAGATCATTAAGAAGCATGCTCAGCACCTGCAGTACGTCAGCTTCAAG GTGGACAGCTGCACTGAGTCTGCAGAGGCGGCCTGTGACATTCTCTCCCAGCTGGTGAACTGCACCATCAAGACCCTGGGGCTGATCTCCACAGCGCGGCCCAGCTTCATGGACGTCTCTCAG GCGCACTTTGTGTCCGCACTCACAGTCGTGTTTGTCAACTCCAAGTCCCTCTCCTCCATCAAGATCGATGATACGCCTGTGGATGACCCGTCCCTGAAGGTGCTGGTGGCCAACAACAGCGACACTTTGAAGTTGCTGAAAATGAGCAGCTGCCCTCATGTCTCACCAGCAG gTATCCTGTGTGTTGCCGATCAGTGCCATGGACTCAGAGAGCTGGCGTTGAACTACCACCTCCTGAGTGATGAACTCCTGCTCGCCCTCTCCTCTGAGAAACACGTCCACTTGGAGCACCTACGCATTGATGTGGTGAGCGAGAACCCTGGGCAGACTCACTTTCACACCATCAAAAGAAGCAGCTGGGAGGCTTTGGTGCGACACTCCCCCAAGGTCAACATCGTCATGTACTTCTTCCTCTATGAAGAGGAGTTTGAGCCATTCTTTCGCGAGGAGACCCCCGTCACACACCTTTACTTTGGCCGGGCTGTCAGCAAAGAGATGCTGGGTCGTATCGGATTGAACTGCCCCCGGCTGGTGGAGCTGGTGGTGTGTGCCAATGGTCTGGAGCCCCTGGATGAGGAGCTGATTCGCATTGCAGAACGCTGTAAAAGTCTGACAGCCATTGGGCTGGGTGAGTGTGAGGTGACGTGCAGCGGCTTTGTAGAGTTTGTTAAGATGTGTGGGGGTAGGCTGACTCAGCTGTCAATCATGGAGGAGGTGCTGATCCCGGACAGCAGCTACAACATGGAGCAGATCCACAGTGAGGTGTCCAAGCACCTGGGCCGCATCTGGTTCCCTGACATGATGCCAACCTGGTAG